In Doryrhamphus excisus isolate RoL2022-K1 chromosome 21, RoL_Dexc_1.0, whole genome shotgun sequence, a single genomic region encodes these proteins:
- the zfhx2 gene encoding zinc finger homeobox protein 4 isoform X1, giving the protein MSLLNVSNQPCGGAVEESGEKASSNSNGTAEWLCPLCQKGQADRASLSQHLTDQHSVLPTCLDKLLDISVLTQEARQEEGKGALSSAAVWTQERPSENIASEPCQTRSDATHRDKEMEEDRMLDEEGGEAEPQPEDEANEIPEAKQRQNAAENEGDGTPKSAGKNGENNALSFKCSACLETFPSRTALSVHYYSASHIQKMTTMQSGDADPQSPSAAALSRPYVSNKPYQCAVCRVSYNHSITLESHLKSVLHQTRSRSAANNALGSSGGSTSTPNTAVSTAASGSSQLAAAATANCATPGTIMAPTAVDAEQTQTSQAAPSLVTPPVASAQAVSAFLTLLTSSPSALSHPLIPSLYAPGAGADAAQIVPQPHMVMPLILNGLQAQQAQQCPENQQGQLLTPCVPFVGLNAAQQALLTQRLSMLQHQWPPVAVPATTPAAPGEAKLLDGVSIKTEETDEEICPNTQSNDKDESNDDSKTPTDHEDMEVDKPASPGPAPVAMTKSVHNNNPSPSPSMPSNSSYSPVHLNLTLSPDSTPQKSHATASPGGSVGTPKSSPVALTNQSRLRCSNLGAIYPELPALSEFQSEVLWAFFESRSEADAASPPREDCEALAREVGLSEEEVRKWLCQARYTKQRQRAELAHQQGLLGSARAAQGSDNDYDDEENSLIIAEEELDEDEEDADFVSGSQAVDLSSSSRHRQQKSSGREGQGDACLTSDSENEVYTSVIVTDEESQNEGLQEAPESPVKEEVKREVQCEKGAIGGKVLRSTTVFLSDAEDDDDDEESGNTHRSRKKKRKGDFEHEVEVKRERQDPDVDLELEAQADPPSSQAFSIDRIPSAALHSLPLSLTPFSTPFLSPYVLSLAPSLVGVGSKVPVFTNTPTVTSFSSSLLSQSLSSISQTSQYLSNGGDCETALDLSMGKNNSSSSQADKISVQKGQLLDGLGLRPTSQGLVVVQVKPESLTTVTASNTSMTLVNSNNLTKSGHYTRPVEKPNAALLVKEEDKERGQQQQQRRAKGKRYHDMRRSRTIIQAEQLDVLYGCYFKDPNPGKNEFEQIAEWVHLPKKVVQIWFQNMRARERKGEVRFISDGTLAAVGKPLIKFTWPLSKPIFSNKPVTNNAATITAAPIVRTLKTESKPAAAPKKSTPVPIKPKEVVSSSGGSAASGGAPAMPKTKLETTSNVTMVKVVAPLKDLVPIAPRPSEQKRLEASEEEKTDEEEEDENEKGPPVTNRMVPKMAMTSVNSRPPPPQKQNGLNYWTTKVPIKINTLSREQLGLPTHTRTIPPPPTPSIAPVSPNIPNPAKVGKVPIPVLSKSSENRFLSHSSSRRPRTHLSCLQLYILQSCYETCAHPNAIECEALGTALNLPLKVVQIWFQNTRAKEKRWRLQQEKLSLSSGGKVDVSSGSYLHYNALKANRPILPKPVQLTVTESPTSPASGQSTPSETLTGCCNACKVSFKSGAAARAHVFSPHHLAMLRTTDFGQPTTLVNKNGTGSALASSGASSGIEVVIECPPSAATSNS; this is encoded by the exons ATGTCGCTTCTGAATGTCAGCAATCAGCCTTGTGGGGGAGCTGTG gaggagTCTGGGGAGAAGGCGAGCAGCAACAGCAATGGGACAGCGGAGTGGCTGTGCCCTTTGTGCCAAAAAGGGCAAGCGGACAGAGCCTCCCTGTCTCAACACCTCACCGACCAACACAGCGTGCTCCCGACGTGTCTTGACAAACTGCTAGACATC tCTGTTCTCACACAAGAGGCGAGGCAGGAAGAGGGAAAAGGCGCTTTATCTTCAG ctgcAGTTTGGACACAAGAGAGGCCATCTGAAAACATCGCCTCAGAACCCTGCCAAACTCGTTCCGACGCCACCCATCGAGATAAGGAGATGGAGGAAGACAGAATGTTGGACGAGGAAGGAGGTGAAGCTGAACCGCAGCCAGAAGATGAGGCCAATGAAATCCCGGAAGCCAAACAACGGCAAAATGCGGCTGAAAACGAAGGCGACGGCACTCCGAAGTCGGCTGGTAAAAACGGCGAGAATAACGCGCTCTCGTTCAAATGCAGCGCCTGCCTGGAAACGTTTCCCAGCAGAACTGCCCTGAGCGTTCATTATTACTCGGCATCGCACATTCAGAAAATGACGACGATGCAAAGTGGCGACGCCGACCCCCAATCGCCTTCCGCCGCCGCCCTTTCTCGGCCGTATGTCTCAAACAAACCGTACCAGTGTGCCGTGTGTCGAGTCTCGTACAATCATTCCATTACGCTCGAGAGCCATCTGAAGTCGGTCTTGCATCAAACCCGCAGTCGGAGTGCTGCAAACAACGCACTCGGTAGTAGTGGAGGCAGTACTAGTACTCCAAATACTGCAGTGAGTACTGCTGCAAGTGGAAGCAGTCAGctggccgccgccgccaccgctaACTGCGCTACTCCCGGAACAATAATGGCGCCCACAGCCGTCGATGCGGAGCAGACCCAAACTTCCCAAGCGGCTCCCTCGCTCGTCACCCCACCCGTGGCCTCAGCTCAGGCGGTCTCAGCCTTTCTCACCCTCCTCACGTCCAGCCCGAGCGCTCTCTCGCACCCCCTCATCCCGTCCCTGTATGCGCCTGGCGCCGGTGCAGACGCAGCTCAGATTGTGCCTCAGCCTCACATGGTCATGCCCTTGATCCTGAACGGCCTCCAAGCCCAGCAAGCCCAGCAATGCCCCGAGAACCAGCAAGGACAGCTCCTTACCCCGTGTGTGCCATTTGTGGGTCTCAACGCAGCGCAGCAAGCCCTCCTGACCCAAAGACTTAGCATGCTACAGCACCAGTGGCCCCCTGTTGCTGTTCCAGCTACCACACCAGCAGCCCCGGGTGAAGCGAAGCTGCTGGACGGGGTTAGCATCAAGACCGAGGAAACCGATGAAGAGATTTGTCCTAATACACAAAGCAACGACAAGGATGAGAGTAACGACGATAGCAAAACCCCGACCGACCACGAGGACATGGAAGTTGACAAACCGGCAAGTCCAGGTCCTGCCCCGGTCGCCATGACAAAGAGCGTCCATAACAACAACCCCTCACCTTCTCCGTCAATGCCTAGCAACTCGAGCTACAGCCCTGTACATTTAAATCTTACGCTCAGCCCCGATTCCACCCCTCAAAAATCACACGCAACCGCCAGTCCGGGCGGTTCCGTCGGTACCCCAAAGTCCAGCCCCGTCGCCTTAACCAACCAGTCCCGCCTCCGTTGCAGTAACTTGGGAGCAATTTACCCAGAACTCCCGGCGTTGTCCGAGTTTCAATCCGAGGTTCTTTGGGCTTTCTTTGAATCGCGAAGCGAGGCGGATGCGGCGAGTCCTCCCCGCGAGGACTGCGAGGCGCTGGCGCGAGAGGTGGGGCTTTCCGAGGAGGAGGTGCGCAAATGGCTTTGCCAGGCCAGATATACCAAACAGAGACAGAGGGCGGAGCTCGCACACCAGCAAGGTTTGTTGGGATCGGCGAGGGCCGCTCAAGGCAGCGACAACGACTACGACGATGAAGAAAACTCGCTCATTATAGCGGAAGAAGAACTggacgaggacgaggaggacgcTGATTTTGTGTCAGGGAGTCAGGCGGTGGATTTGTCGAGTTCAAGTCGGCATCGCCAACAGAAAAGTTCAGGAAGGGAAGGCCAGGGAGATGCCTGCTTGACTTCTGACTCTGAAAATGAGGTCTATACCTCCGTGATTGTGACGGACGAGGAAAGTCAGAATGAAGGTCTTCAAGAGGCTCCAGAAAGCCCCGTTAAAGAAGAAGTGAAACGTGAGGTCCAGTGTGAGAAAGGGGCCATCGGAGGAAAAGTCCTGCGCTCCACAACAGTCTTCCTCTCGGACGCagaagacgacgacgacgacgaagaAAGCGGAAACACGCACAGATCCAGGAAGAAAAAACGAAAGGGGGACTTCGAACATGAAGTGGAGGTGAAACGAGAGAGACAGGACCCGGATGTGGATCTCGAATTAGAGGCCCAAGCGGATCCTCCAAGTTCACAGGCCTTCTCCATTGACCGGATTCCAAGTGCCGCTCTTCACTCGCTCCCTCTGTCTCTCACTCCTTTTTCCACGCCATTCCTGAGCCCTTACGTCCTCTCACTCGCTCCGTCATTAGTCGGAGTCGGGAGCAAAGTGCCGGTCTTCACGAACACGCCCACCGTCACCAGTTTCTCCAGTTCCCTTCTCTCGCAGTCGCTCTCTTCCATCAGTCAAACGTCTCAATATTTGTCCAATGGCGGCGACTGCGAGACGGCGCTGGATCTCAGTATGGGAAAAAACAATTCCTCTTCCTCTCAGGCCGATAAAATCTCCGTACAGAAAGGGCAGTTGCTGGACGGGCTCGGCTTGAGGCCCACTTCCCAAGGTCTAGTCGTGGTTCAGGTTAAACCGGAGTCTCTCACCACCGTGACCGCTTCGAACACTAGCATGACTCTGGTCAACAGCAATAACCTGACAAAGTCTGGTCATTACACGAGGCCGGTCGAAAAACCGAATGCAGCGCTTTTAGTTAAAGAGGAGGACAAGGAACGTGggcagcaacaacagcagagGCGGGCCAAAGGGAAACGGTACCACGATATGCGGCGCTCGAGGACCATCATTCAAGCGGAACAACTCGACGTTCTCTACGGATGCTACTTCAAAGATCCGAACCCTGGGAAAAATGAGTTTGAACAGATCGCCGAATGGGTTCACCTTCCGAAGAAAGTTGTCCAGATTTGGTTCCAGAACATGAGGGCGAGGGAACGCAAGGGCGAGGTCCGATTCATCAGCGACGGAACCCTGGCGGCCGTCGGTAAACCCCTCATCAAATTCACCTGGCCGCTTTCCAAACCCATTTTTTCCAACAAGCCGGTCACCAACAACGCGGCGACCATCACCGCCGCGCCGATTGTGCGCACTCTCAAGACCGAGTCCAAACCTGCGGCCGCGCCGAAAAAATCCACGCCGGTTCCGATCAAGCCCAAGGAAGTGGTTTCTTCCTCCGGCGGCTCCGCGGCGAGCGGCGGCGCCCCTGCAATGCCAAAGACCAAGCTCGAAACCACCAGCAACGTCACCATGGTCAAAGTTGTAGCACCCCTAAAGGATCTCGTCCCCATCGCCCCGAGACCTTCTGAACAGAAGCGATTAGAGGCGAGCGAGGAGGAAAAAAccgatgaggaggaggaagacgaaaACGAGAAGGGTCCCCCGGTAACGAACCGTATGGTACCCAAGATGGCGATGACGTCTGTCAACAGTAGACCGCCGCCGCCCCAGAAACAGAACGGCCTGAACTACTGGACCACTAAAGTCCCCATCAAGATCAACACTCTTTCCCGGGAGCAACTGGGTCTTCCGACACACACTCGCACCATCCCTCCCCCTCCCACTCCCAGCATCGCACCCGTCAGCCCGAACATCCCGAACCCGGCCAAAGTGGGCAAGGTACCCATCCCGGTTTTGAGTAAATCCTCGGAAAACCGCTTCCTCAGCCACTCTTCCAGCCGCAGGCCACGCACGCACTTGTCCTGCTTGCAGCTTTACATCCTGCAGTCCTGCTACGAGACTTGCGCCCACCCCAACGCCATAGAGTGCGAGGCCCTCGGCACCGCCCTCAACCTGCCCCTCAAGGTGGTCCAGATTTGGTTCCAAAACACCAGAGCTAAGGAGAAGCGCTGGAGGCTGCAGCAAGAGAAACTG TCTCTATCAAGCGGTGGTAAAGTGGACGTGAGCTCAGGAAGCTACCTGCATTACAACGCTCTCAAAGCCAATCGTCCCATCCTGCCCAAACCCGTTCAGCTGACAGTCACCGAATCGCCGACGTCCCCAGCGAGCGGCCAGTCGACGCCGAGCGAGACCCTGACGGGCTGCTGCAATGCCTGCAAAGTCTCGTTCAAATCCGGGGCGGCCGCCAGGGCCCACGTCTTCTCCCCGCATCACCTCGCCATGCTGCGAACCACTGACTTTGGCCAGCCCACGACGCTCGTCAACAAGAACGGAACCGGCAGCGCCCTAGCCAGCTCCGGCGCCAGTTCCGGAATCGAAGTGGTCATCGAGTGTCCTCCGTCTGCGGCCACCAgcaacagctaa
- the zfhx2 gene encoding zinc finger homeobox protein 4 isoform X3, translating into MQEESGEKASSNSNGTAEWLCPLCQKGQADRASLSQHLTDQHSVLPTCLDKLLDISVLTQEARQEEGKGALSSAAVWTQERPSENIASEPCQTRSDATHRDKEMEEDRMLDEEGGEAEPQPEDEANEIPEAKQRQNAAENEGDGTPKSAGKNGENNALSFKCSACLETFPSRTALSVHYYSASHIQKMTTMQSGDADPQSPSAAALSRPYVSNKPYQCAVCRVSYNHSITLESHLKSVLHQTRSRSAANNALGSSGGSTSTPNTAVSTAASGSSQLAAAATANCATPGTIMAPTAVDAEQTQTSQAAPSLVTPPVASAQAVSAFLTLLTSSPSALSHPLIPSLYAPGAGADAAQIVPQPHMVMPLILNGLQAQQAQQCPENQQGQLLTPCVPFVGLNAAQQALLTQRLSMLQHQWPPVAVPATTPAAPGEAKLLDGVSIKTEETDEEICPNTQSNDKDESNDDSKTPTDHEDMEVDKPASPGPAPVAMTKSVHNNNPSPSPSMPSNSSYSPVHLNLTLSPDSTPQKSHATASPGGSVGTPKSSPVALTNQSRLRCSNLGAIYPELPALSEFQSEVLWAFFESRSEADAASPPREDCEALAREVGLSEEEVRKWLCQARYTKQRQRAELAHQQGLLGSARAAQGSDNDYDDEENSLIIAEEELDEDEEDADFVSGSQAVDLSSSSRHRQQKSSGREGQGDACLTSDSENEVYTSVIVTDEESQNEGLQEAPESPVKEEVKREVQCEKGAIGGKVLRSTTVFLSDAEDDDDDEESGNTHRSRKKKRKGDFEHEVEVKRERQDPDVDLELEAQADPPSSQAFSIDRIPSAALHSLPLSLTPFSTPFLSPYVLSLAPSLVGVGSKVPVFTNTPTVTSFSSSLLSQSLSSISQTSQYLSNGGDCETALDLSMGKNNSSSSQADKISVQKGQLLDGLGLRPTSQGLVVVQVKPESLTTVTASNTSMTLVNSNNLTKSGHYTRPVEKPNAALLVKEEDKERGQQQQQRRAKGKRYHDMRRSRTIIQAEQLDVLYGCYFKDPNPGKNEFEQIAEWVHLPKKVVQIWFQNMRARERKGEVRFISDGTLAAVGKPLIKFTWPLSKPIFSNKPVTNNAATITAAPIVRTLKTESKPAAAPKKSTPVPIKPKEVVSSSGGSAASGGAPAMPKTKLETTSNVTMVKVVAPLKDLVPIAPRPSEQKRLEASEEEKTDEEEEDENEKGPPVTNRMVPKMAMTSVNSRPPPPQKQNGLNYWTTKVPIKINTLSREQLGLPTHTRTIPPPPTPSIAPVSPNIPNPAKVGKVPIPVLSKSSENRFLSHSSSRRPRTHLSCLQLYILQSCYETCAHPNAIECEALGTALNLPLKVVQIWFQNTRAKEKRWRLQQEKLSLSSGGKVDVSSGSYLHYNALKANRPILPKPVQLTVTESPTSPASGQSTPSETLTGCCNACKVSFKSGAAARAHVFSPHHLAMLRTTDFGQPTTLVNKNGTGSALASSGASSGIEVVIECPPSAATSNS; encoded by the exons ATGCAG gaggagTCTGGGGAGAAGGCGAGCAGCAACAGCAATGGGACAGCGGAGTGGCTGTGCCCTTTGTGCCAAAAAGGGCAAGCGGACAGAGCCTCCCTGTCTCAACACCTCACCGACCAACACAGCGTGCTCCCGACGTGTCTTGACAAACTGCTAGACATC tCTGTTCTCACACAAGAGGCGAGGCAGGAAGAGGGAAAAGGCGCTTTATCTTCAG ctgcAGTTTGGACACAAGAGAGGCCATCTGAAAACATCGCCTCAGAACCCTGCCAAACTCGTTCCGACGCCACCCATCGAGATAAGGAGATGGAGGAAGACAGAATGTTGGACGAGGAAGGAGGTGAAGCTGAACCGCAGCCAGAAGATGAGGCCAATGAAATCCCGGAAGCCAAACAACGGCAAAATGCGGCTGAAAACGAAGGCGACGGCACTCCGAAGTCGGCTGGTAAAAACGGCGAGAATAACGCGCTCTCGTTCAAATGCAGCGCCTGCCTGGAAACGTTTCCCAGCAGAACTGCCCTGAGCGTTCATTATTACTCGGCATCGCACATTCAGAAAATGACGACGATGCAAAGTGGCGACGCCGACCCCCAATCGCCTTCCGCCGCCGCCCTTTCTCGGCCGTATGTCTCAAACAAACCGTACCAGTGTGCCGTGTGTCGAGTCTCGTACAATCATTCCATTACGCTCGAGAGCCATCTGAAGTCGGTCTTGCATCAAACCCGCAGTCGGAGTGCTGCAAACAACGCACTCGGTAGTAGTGGAGGCAGTACTAGTACTCCAAATACTGCAGTGAGTACTGCTGCAAGTGGAAGCAGTCAGctggccgccgccgccaccgctaACTGCGCTACTCCCGGAACAATAATGGCGCCCACAGCCGTCGATGCGGAGCAGACCCAAACTTCCCAAGCGGCTCCCTCGCTCGTCACCCCACCCGTGGCCTCAGCTCAGGCGGTCTCAGCCTTTCTCACCCTCCTCACGTCCAGCCCGAGCGCTCTCTCGCACCCCCTCATCCCGTCCCTGTATGCGCCTGGCGCCGGTGCAGACGCAGCTCAGATTGTGCCTCAGCCTCACATGGTCATGCCCTTGATCCTGAACGGCCTCCAAGCCCAGCAAGCCCAGCAATGCCCCGAGAACCAGCAAGGACAGCTCCTTACCCCGTGTGTGCCATTTGTGGGTCTCAACGCAGCGCAGCAAGCCCTCCTGACCCAAAGACTTAGCATGCTACAGCACCAGTGGCCCCCTGTTGCTGTTCCAGCTACCACACCAGCAGCCCCGGGTGAAGCGAAGCTGCTGGACGGGGTTAGCATCAAGACCGAGGAAACCGATGAAGAGATTTGTCCTAATACACAAAGCAACGACAAGGATGAGAGTAACGACGATAGCAAAACCCCGACCGACCACGAGGACATGGAAGTTGACAAACCGGCAAGTCCAGGTCCTGCCCCGGTCGCCATGACAAAGAGCGTCCATAACAACAACCCCTCACCTTCTCCGTCAATGCCTAGCAACTCGAGCTACAGCCCTGTACATTTAAATCTTACGCTCAGCCCCGATTCCACCCCTCAAAAATCACACGCAACCGCCAGTCCGGGCGGTTCCGTCGGTACCCCAAAGTCCAGCCCCGTCGCCTTAACCAACCAGTCCCGCCTCCGTTGCAGTAACTTGGGAGCAATTTACCCAGAACTCCCGGCGTTGTCCGAGTTTCAATCCGAGGTTCTTTGGGCTTTCTTTGAATCGCGAAGCGAGGCGGATGCGGCGAGTCCTCCCCGCGAGGACTGCGAGGCGCTGGCGCGAGAGGTGGGGCTTTCCGAGGAGGAGGTGCGCAAATGGCTTTGCCAGGCCAGATATACCAAACAGAGACAGAGGGCGGAGCTCGCACACCAGCAAGGTTTGTTGGGATCGGCGAGGGCCGCTCAAGGCAGCGACAACGACTACGACGATGAAGAAAACTCGCTCATTATAGCGGAAGAAGAACTggacgaggacgaggaggacgcTGATTTTGTGTCAGGGAGTCAGGCGGTGGATTTGTCGAGTTCAAGTCGGCATCGCCAACAGAAAAGTTCAGGAAGGGAAGGCCAGGGAGATGCCTGCTTGACTTCTGACTCTGAAAATGAGGTCTATACCTCCGTGATTGTGACGGACGAGGAAAGTCAGAATGAAGGTCTTCAAGAGGCTCCAGAAAGCCCCGTTAAAGAAGAAGTGAAACGTGAGGTCCAGTGTGAGAAAGGGGCCATCGGAGGAAAAGTCCTGCGCTCCACAACAGTCTTCCTCTCGGACGCagaagacgacgacgacgacgaagaAAGCGGAAACACGCACAGATCCAGGAAGAAAAAACGAAAGGGGGACTTCGAACATGAAGTGGAGGTGAAACGAGAGAGACAGGACCCGGATGTGGATCTCGAATTAGAGGCCCAAGCGGATCCTCCAAGTTCACAGGCCTTCTCCATTGACCGGATTCCAAGTGCCGCTCTTCACTCGCTCCCTCTGTCTCTCACTCCTTTTTCCACGCCATTCCTGAGCCCTTACGTCCTCTCACTCGCTCCGTCATTAGTCGGAGTCGGGAGCAAAGTGCCGGTCTTCACGAACACGCCCACCGTCACCAGTTTCTCCAGTTCCCTTCTCTCGCAGTCGCTCTCTTCCATCAGTCAAACGTCTCAATATTTGTCCAATGGCGGCGACTGCGAGACGGCGCTGGATCTCAGTATGGGAAAAAACAATTCCTCTTCCTCTCAGGCCGATAAAATCTCCGTACAGAAAGGGCAGTTGCTGGACGGGCTCGGCTTGAGGCCCACTTCCCAAGGTCTAGTCGTGGTTCAGGTTAAACCGGAGTCTCTCACCACCGTGACCGCTTCGAACACTAGCATGACTCTGGTCAACAGCAATAACCTGACAAAGTCTGGTCATTACACGAGGCCGGTCGAAAAACCGAATGCAGCGCTTTTAGTTAAAGAGGAGGACAAGGAACGTGggcagcaacaacagcagagGCGGGCCAAAGGGAAACGGTACCACGATATGCGGCGCTCGAGGACCATCATTCAAGCGGAACAACTCGACGTTCTCTACGGATGCTACTTCAAAGATCCGAACCCTGGGAAAAATGAGTTTGAACAGATCGCCGAATGGGTTCACCTTCCGAAGAAAGTTGTCCAGATTTGGTTCCAGAACATGAGGGCGAGGGAACGCAAGGGCGAGGTCCGATTCATCAGCGACGGAACCCTGGCGGCCGTCGGTAAACCCCTCATCAAATTCACCTGGCCGCTTTCCAAACCCATTTTTTCCAACAAGCCGGTCACCAACAACGCGGCGACCATCACCGCCGCGCCGATTGTGCGCACTCTCAAGACCGAGTCCAAACCTGCGGCCGCGCCGAAAAAATCCACGCCGGTTCCGATCAAGCCCAAGGAAGTGGTTTCTTCCTCCGGCGGCTCCGCGGCGAGCGGCGGCGCCCCTGCAATGCCAAAGACCAAGCTCGAAACCACCAGCAACGTCACCATGGTCAAAGTTGTAGCACCCCTAAAGGATCTCGTCCCCATCGCCCCGAGACCTTCTGAACAGAAGCGATTAGAGGCGAGCGAGGAGGAAAAAAccgatgaggaggaggaagacgaaaACGAGAAGGGTCCCCCGGTAACGAACCGTATGGTACCCAAGATGGCGATGACGTCTGTCAACAGTAGACCGCCGCCGCCCCAGAAACAGAACGGCCTGAACTACTGGACCACTAAAGTCCCCATCAAGATCAACACTCTTTCCCGGGAGCAACTGGGTCTTCCGACACACACTCGCACCATCCCTCCCCCTCCCACTCCCAGCATCGCACCCGTCAGCCCGAACATCCCGAACCCGGCCAAAGTGGGCAAGGTACCCATCCCGGTTTTGAGTAAATCCTCGGAAAACCGCTTCCTCAGCCACTCTTCCAGCCGCAGGCCACGCACGCACTTGTCCTGCTTGCAGCTTTACATCCTGCAGTCCTGCTACGAGACTTGCGCCCACCCCAACGCCATAGAGTGCGAGGCCCTCGGCACCGCCCTCAACCTGCCCCTCAAGGTGGTCCAGATTTGGTTCCAAAACACCAGAGCTAAGGAGAAGCGCTGGAGGCTGCAGCAAGAGAAACTG TCTCTATCAAGCGGTGGTAAAGTGGACGTGAGCTCAGGAAGCTACCTGCATTACAACGCTCTCAAAGCCAATCGTCCCATCCTGCCCAAACCCGTTCAGCTGACAGTCACCGAATCGCCGACGTCCCCAGCGAGCGGCCAGTCGACGCCGAGCGAGACCCTGACGGGCTGCTGCAATGCCTGCAAAGTCTCGTTCAAATCCGGGGCGGCCGCCAGGGCCCACGTCTTCTCCCCGCATCACCTCGCCATGCTGCGAACCACTGACTTTGGCCAGCCCACGACGCTCGTCAACAAGAACGGAACCGGCAGCGCCCTAGCCAGCTCCGGCGCCAGTTCCGGAATCGAAGTGGTCATCGAGTGTCCTCCGTCTGCGGCCACCAgcaacagctaa